One Gadus chalcogrammus isolate NIFS_2021 chromosome 7, NIFS_Gcha_1.0, whole genome shotgun sequence genomic window, cagagaaacatgtgCACAGAGAAGCATCTATGCCAACACTGTTGGCGCACAACAGAGACCAACAGTTAGTCTCACTATTGTTcatgcaaacatacatgcacacactcgcacacacgcagacacacacacacacacacacacacacacagacacgccacacacacacacacacacacacacacacacacacacacacacacacacacacacacacacacacacacacacacacacacacacacacacacacacacaaacaaacattcacaGTGGAGAATTGCATCATAATTATGCCTAAGGTAGATGTGATGCATTTTTTAATGGattcaatgttttattcatatgCCCTATCCAGTCCTACTGAGGTAGGCTGATAATGAAGAGTATGTGTGAACCACAGGGCCAGATgttttcaaaatggctgcaTAACGGTAATCGACCCCTTTGACCTTAACTTAAGAAACTTAGCATGATAATAATGTAATTTCCCCTTCTGGTTAATTTGTCGTTTGTAATCCATTCTTAGCTTGTGTCTCTATGTATTTTCTCCggatctgtgtttatttttctttgtgtttttctctgtaAGCCATTGGCCTACAGTAGATCAACATGAAAATGAGGTGAAAAGGTGAGTAAAGGAGCATTGTCATTTGACGCAAGGCAGCAGAACAAACCTGCCTCCTCATTCTGACTGCCCTTACTAATGGCTCTTACCAGCTAGCTAACTATTAATTTGTCACCTTACAAAGTAGCTAGTTATCTGTCTTACTTGTTTGCCTAGTAGCTGCTTACTAGCTCACGAACTTGTTAACTACCtagataaaaataaacaaactatgTCGCTAACTAAATAAGTTACAAAATACATAGGTGAGCTTCCTATCTAGAAAGGATGGATTCATCCCTTCCCTTTAGAGCTATGATCAAAAAGACATACGACtgcttttattatttatataacattttgtttaattaaactgacataagaATCCCATATGCCATCCTCCCATATGTATTATGAACACCTTTATTCATAATGCAAAACAGCTACAGCCATATATCACTCCCTCCAGCTGGATTAAAACGGACACATTTATTAGATAGTCGTTGATGTGTTGTGTGCAACGTTGCCGATCGGTGCAGCTCTGACAATGGCACGGCGGCTGTCTTCTTGATGACCTAGCACTAATCAAGGCCTGGTGGCCTGACAGGAAGGACATAGaggacacacaacacaggcaGAGGATAAGACTGCAAAGAACACGTCAATGTCCACAAGCAAATGGTATGTGTGAATATTAAGGTTGGTTTCTAGGCAAATGCTACCAATTCTGGATGGTTGTAACAATAACCTCTACATAGCTGTTGTTTGGATACAAGGACAGAATATAATATTAGTGTTATTATGGTGATGATGGGTTGTTGAGAATATTAGTCAGAGGCTTTGAGTTATAATCTATATATTTAGATTTAATGCAGCTGATCAGATCCTTTGCAATAATCATACTTTATAACTAGTGTTTTTCTATGTTATCCCGTTTACATCTTAACATCCCAGTAGAGAGGATCATCATGACAAATGCTCCACGAATGTACTGAGGCACGCTCTttataatggtgtgtgtgtgtgtgtgtgtttctgtgtgtgtgtgggggggggggggggtgggcattTTCTCACGATCTGATACCAGCTGGATCTTTAAAGGTTCGACCTCAGTAGGCGTACATAGTGTAGtattattcgttttttttttttacctcaagAGGCGTTACTATAATCGGCATAGCACCATATATGGATAAAATGGGCGGCCCCTGTAAGCTTTCCACCAATGAAAACCCCCGGACAGCTGAGGTGTGGCAGGTCGAGGGCGGGCTCTCCGCAGGGGGCGGAACTCCTACCGGAAGTGCGCCGCGGCTGCTTTCTGCCTGTCACTCGGCCGCGGTGGGTTCCAAGAGAGGGGCAGCCAAGAAGCACAGGACTCTACTGCCGGCTCGACTGAAGACATCCAACAGATAAACCGACATCGTATAAACAATGAAACAGACCTTGTAGTCTTTTGTCATAACGCTGGCTGAATAAATGTCATACATCGCCACGTAGCGGATAAACGAGGCGCTAGGAACCGGatcaggcagagagagagagctgtgtcATTGAGCAAGGCAGGACACGTcaggggaagagagaagaaaagCTGACCGACTGCACCGTACGAGTCAGCTCTCGCATAGCCCTCCTCAAGCCTTCTCTGCCGGGTAGTTTGGTTGAGGACATCTCATCTAGTCGAGGCAGGAGACCAGGAACTCGAGGAGACCGTCGCCAGGATCGAAGCCAAAAGGTgagaagatttttttttttcttccagctAGCTAACCTCCGTGCTAGCTGCTACTCGGCTAGCGTTAGCTACACTGTTCATGTTAGCGGTCAGGCTAACGCCTCCAATCTATACCAACCGGTCTGTCTTCGATGTAAAACTCAAACAGTGTATACCTCACCCATATGAGGTGTTTTAACATCAGCGATGCATCGTGAGGACGAGATACGACACGTCGAGGAGGATTATCCACGGACTTGTGACAGCTGTCAAACAAGGTCGAGGGTTTTCTCTCCGTTTGTCATTTTCTCATCTCGAACGGCATCGGCATACGACGGTGTTCAGATATTTGTTATATGATGTGTGATTAATATGGCAATATCATGAACCATAAACCACCTGTCAAGCGTGATGGGTAGAAAGCTGTCTCGACGCTTGATTTGTCGCCTCCACTCGCGATGCTAATTAGCCCGGTTTGTGGCTAATTAGCCCGGTTTGTGGCTACCAGCAGCTCAGCAAGGCTCGTATATTGGCAACGTCACGGGGTAACAATTAGCCAAAGTCGAAGTCGTTTGTATTTCATTCTGCGCGCCGTTAAAAGAGTCGCTTATTCTTAACTTCAAGTGTCTAAATAAAGGGTCTATATAGAAATTCGTTGTGTAAGACAAGCCGGTTCCTATTttgagtccacacacacacacacacgcacacgcacacatagacagacagacgcatagACACGCATAGATAGACATGcaaagatagacagacacatagacacgcatagatagacatgcagacacatgaacgaacacacgcacacacaaaaccacatgaacacacacgcgtCACATGTCACAAAAAGATGTTCTTGTCTAATTCATATGTTGTCAGCTAAATCTTTCAAAGTAAAGCATTAGAGGGCCTGCTAACTCAATGAATGCCATCCTATGTGTTCCCCCCCTCTCAATAGGACCTAACGATCACGGGTTAGCATTTGTGTGGGGGAGGAAAACAAATGGGGGATTACGGGTTTGGAGTCCTAGTTCAAAACAACACTGGCAACAAGTCTGCATTCCCGGTCCGACTCCACCCGCATCTGCagcccccacaccaccaccagaaTGTGTCGCAGAGCCCTGCTGCCTTCATAAACAGCACCACAGCCGCGGGGAATGGCACCACAGGGGGGTCTCCCTGGCTCTTCCCTGCCTCTGCCACCCACAACAGCATGCAAGACGAAATCCTCGGGGGCTCGGAAAAGCCCAAAGCACAGCAGCAACAGGAAATGCAAGAAACgcaggagaagcagcagcagttgTCCCCCGGGAATCACCAGGACAGTGGAAGTGGCGGAGGGATAATTTCAGAACTGGAGAAGGCCCGCTCGGAGGACGGTAAAGCAGACAACGGCACGCCAGAGGGAACCAACgggaaagagaaacaactaCGCCTCGAGTCTCCGGTCCTGTCGGGCTTTGATTACCAGGAGACGTCGGGGCTCTGCGGAACGGGCCCCATCCAGTCCAGTACCGGCTCTTCGTCTCTCACCGGTTTCAACAACTGGTCAGCCGCCATCCCGCCGGCGCCCTCCACCATCATCAACGAGGACGTCAGCTTCTTCAACCCGGCCTCGGCCAGCAACGGCCCGCTGCTGTTCCAGAACTTCTCGCACCACGTCAGCCCCGGCTTCGGTGGAAACTTCTCCCCGCAGATCGGGCCGGCGGCCGCCGCCTTGTCCCAGCACcacccgcccccaccaccacacccccactTCCAACACCCCCacaaccagcaccagcagcacagGCGCTCCCCGGCTTCGCCCCACCCTCCGCCCCCCTTCCCACACAGGAATGCGGCCTTCGGCCAGTTGCCCCATCTCTCAAACAGCCTCAataagcccccctccccctggggtCCCGGCCAGCTAccagagcccctccccctcccccggctcctccacctcttGGAGCCCGGGCGGAGGCTACGGCAGCGGGGGGAGTGGCTGGGGAGGATCCCAGGGAAGAGAGTACCGCCGGGGCCTGAACGGAGGGATGACCCCAATCAACTCCATCTCTCCGCTGAAGAAGACCTTCCCCAACAACCACGTGGCGTCCCAGAAGTACCAGCGGAACAGCCCGGCCGGATTCAACCCCAAGTCCTGGATGGACGACGGCGTGGGCCGCACTGACAACATCTTCCCcttccaggtcagaggtcatttgATAGTGTGTTGATGGTTTATTTTTATCGTTATGCAAGATATTCTTTCAGTTGATTATCTCATTGATCAATATAGATTTTTGGCGAGTGTATTGTTCCTCCTATATATTACGTGTATCCTTTCTGAATGCATGCACCGCTTCCATTTCCCCTCTTCTTTCCTCTTATCTGCACAAGCAGACAACGATATATCCGATAATCATCTTCTAAACGAAAAAACCCAAAAGTGTAATGCCAGTTATAGTGGTTGCTAATTCAGcgtgggggagggtgggagtgtcttgggggaggggggggggggggggggtgatgtgtcTAGGAATAAGGGCGGGGGAGGAAGATTTCCATGGATTTCCATACTGCATTTATCAGCACGTTAGCCCTGGCATCCGTCTCTGGGCGCTGCTCCCTGGGCGGCGGGTCCCTGATGATGACTAATGTGGCACTGCAGCAAGGTGTGGCACGTAGACAATGGTGGGTGGGGTTGGAGaacgtggggggtgggggtgtggtcaGAAAGTGGGAAAGGTGCAAGAGAGACGAGGCTGAGGTGAGAATGACGGGGAAACTGGGACAATGATGAGGGATGTGATGTGGGGAGAGATGAAGGCACTCGAGGAGGAAGGGATTATCCTTAAATGTCCTCGACTGTGCAAAGGCGaggacattaaaaaaaaagttacatgGATAGATCCAAATAGGGCTCAATTCATAACATCTACTCTCTACCTGGTCCCAGATCTCATGGCATCGGTCCCCTCGATTCTGTGGAATGAAGCCTAATGATTACCATGTTATTAATCACAAAGGGACCTGGCCTCTATTGCCTATGAGGCTCTGCTTAAAAACCTGCCTTGTTTTATTTATCGTCTTCTCTTGATGCCAAGGTCCATGTCCAATAAGGCAGGCCGGTGGACATTAAGGGCTATCATCACCCTTAATATATGGCCCACAGGATTGATAGTGAAAGGTCTAAGGATGAAGATTAATTAGTTTTATTGATTACCCTCAGGGTGGATCATCCAAGCTGTAGTAAGGCGGCGCGGTATGCGGCAGAGCCGGGGCGGGGAGGTGCCCCGGCGTGTGATGTGATGTGGGGGTTGCGTTAGACATGAGGAAGCCTGGCTGACCACGCAAGTTTGACGGCTCCTCCTAACAGCATGTATTTTATCCAGGCTATTTCTGATGACTCACTGTATATACCTTGTTGGGTTAAGTCAATCAACATACATCTACTTCTATTCAAATGCAGTTTTCCATTGTCTTATCAGATGGCTATCTCTGTGTGTCTAACACCATCTAGAAAGTCTCACCTGACTGTCAATATGCTAGTGACTGTGTCAAGAACGCCACTAATTGGCTTTTAGAAGAAGCCGATAATCTGAATTCGATTCTCTAGTTATACATCTCAAAACAAACCCCACTAACTTATTGATTTGGCAAGTTAAACGTCTAAATTCAGTGCGTCTTATGACACTAGCAAATATAAACATGGATCAGAATGATGGAGAACATTGTATGTAATGATGATGATTAAAAATGCTTGTCAAAGATACAAGGGACCACAGGGACAACCATTTCTATAACTTAAATGTGTATCAATGTTTGTATCGCATTGCAACTAAACAGGGATTGTAAACCTTATTCCAGGAAAAGAGCTGTCGGCTCAAACATTTCGTAGGGACTTTAAATGTCCATATACAACATGGTTTAGAAGCTTATGCCAAGTCCGTTAAACTAGGATTATACCATGTTCGCTGGGTGAATTTATTTTTGATAGATCCTAGCATTGAATTATACATTACTCCTGGTTAGCCCTAGTTTGATTGAAAACATTATTAATGTTTCATCATTAATCGTTTACCATGCTTACATTATATATTGGTCAATATATTAGTATAGTGGTTCTACATTTTTAAGAGGCCAAAATTGCATTCCAACACCAAAGACTACATCTCACAAGATATTTCTATCATGCCTTAACGTGTTGTTGAACTAAACAAGGTCATTCTTATCTATGAAGATGCACTCTCTTAAGGCTATCGCTTTTGCACCATGCTaaattagctgtgtgtgtgtgtgtgtgtgtgtgtgtgtgtgtgtgtgtgtgtgtgtgtgtgtgtgtgatgtgtgtgtgtgtgtgtgtgtgtgtgtgtgtgtgtgtgtgtgtgtgtgtgtgtgtgtgtgtgtgtgtgtgtgtgtgtggggcgtcCATTTTGCGCATGGGAGTCGAGTGTCTCTGCCATTATGCACTGGCTGCAGATGTAAGCTAATGCCTGGTTACTGTAGCAGGCTGCCTCCCTGGCCTGGTCTACAATCACATCAGCCCCAAAAGCCTTTTCCATGTGCCCTCTAGAtactgcagagggagaggggaggccaAACGGCCGTGCCATGTCACTGTGTATAAAGCTAAATAAAAGAAAGTAAAGCAAGACTATGCAGGGAAATCTATGCCTGGATATGGAAAATAATGCAAGGATTGGGGGCTTTAGAAGTACACAAAAAATTTTGAGGCAACTTTTGTGACCTGTTTTGTTGGATGTGGTTAAACCTCAGGGCCTTATAGCTAGCTACATGGACCTGTCCACAGTATCCAGAGAATTTACAGGTCCTCATTTTGGGGATGATAGAATGCATACAACAGGTTCTCCAGGTAATCTTCATCCACCCGCTGAAGTTGCAGTTTGATGAGATGTGTCCTTCCACCAAGTAATTTGAGCAGCTATAAAATGATGGACATTGGACTTGGTATTTACCTTGGTTCACACCCTAGTGGATGAATCTGTTGAAAATAAACAGATTCTGAAATGTTAGCTGATATGTTGCcttttataaatatatgataGGTTCTGTCTAAACTGCATTATTTCAGTCCCTGTATTTCAGACCCGCAAACACATACTTTTGGTTTACATGTCACTATGAAGGCCTTTCAgcataaaatataaatgaatggccTTTATAGGCGAGTGTGGTTGCAGTCTACTCAACCTGTGGGCTTCAAAGGGAAGTCTTTACTTTGCTAATGGAAATAGTTTCTGTAATTGAGGGCAAAGGCCGGCCGAAGAGCTGGTGCCACGCGGCCTGCTTATTAGCCCGCTGGAAATAGTTTCCATTCTAGCAGAGACGCAACAGATGGGGATTAGTAGCCTTCATTAAAGAATTCCagttgtttttcctgcttgCAGTCACACAACATGGGGGTCATGCCCGGTCTTTTGATGAATGCTATACATGCCAAAATCAAGTCTTCCAAGAGTTTGAGACTTGATtggcactcactcactcactcactcattgacTCAAGAGTTCAGGGGCCACCAAGTAACACATTTTTTATAATGTGGAAGAGTGGGGTGTGCATGGTTTAACCATGACCAGGCTGTTTCTAGACGTTAAAACAAAATAGCAAAGGTGCCCAAAACATTCTCAGCTATTTTCTCTGTCCATTGCCTTGCACAGTGTCACTCACTATTTATCCCTAATTATTTATTGACCATATGATGCTCTATGGTAGACATTTTATCCAAATTGCATTACACACAATCATTAATACATCATCGATCAATCAATCTATCAGCTTCATTACTTCTTCTTTCATGTCCTAAAGGAAACCCTTAGGTTCCTACTAGGCCTCACCTCTTACAACCATGGCCTACGGTCAGCAAAGCTAGTATGGCTGAGGAATTTGAATTCTTGGCTAGCTGGTGAAGGCAGTCTAGTCTCATTGAACTTGCTGTAATAGTTGTCCATGGTGAGAGTAAC contains:
- the LOC130385238 gene encoding LOW QUALITY PROTEIN: cytoplasmic polyadenylation element-binding protein 4-like (The sequence of the model RefSeq protein was modified relative to this genomic sequence to represent the inferred CDS: deleted 1 base in 1 codon) encodes the protein MGDYGFGVLVQNNTGNKSAFPVRLHPHLQPPHHHQNVSQSPAAFINSTTAAGNGTTGGSPWLFPASATHNSMQDEILGGSEKPKAQQQQEMQETQEKQQQLSPGNHQDSGSGGGIISELEKARSEDGKADNGTPEGTNGKEKQLRLESPVLSGFDYQETSGLCGTGPIQSSTGSSSLTGFNNWSAAIPPAPSTIINEDVSFFNPASASNGPLLFQNFSHHVSPGFGGNFSPQIGPAAAALSQHHPPPPPHPHFQHPHNQHQQHRRSPASPHPPPPFPHRNAAFGQLPHLSNSLNKPPSPWVPASYQSPSPSPGSSTSWSPGGGYGSGGSGWGGSQGREYRRGLNGGMTPINSISPLKKTFPNNHVASQKYQRNSPAGFNPKSWMDDGVGRTDNIFPFQERTRSFDGFNMNTLESSLIDIMRAEQDTLKGRLGFPHPGAESPLPLNARNYGRRRGHSSLFPMEDGFPDDERGDQGLAGLGSPHCFPHQNGERVERYSRKVFVGGLPPDIDEDEITASFRRFGHLFVDWPHKAESKSYFPPKGYAFLLFQDESSVQALIEACIEEDGKLYLCVSSPTIKDKPVQIRPWNLNDSDFVMDGSQPLDPRKTIFVGGVPRPLRAVELAMIMDRLYGGVCYAGIDTDPELKYPKGAGRVAFSNQQSYIAAISARFVQLQHGEIDKRVEVKPYVLDDQLCDECQGTRCGGKFAPFFCANVTCLQYYCEYCWAAIHSRAGREFHKPLVKEGGDRPRHISFRWN